From Pandoraea norimbergensis, the proteins below share one genomic window:
- a CDS encoding metal ABC transporter permease, with the protein MALESLGAVGNLIHLLIGPFAEFDFMRHALVGSLALSIGCTPVGVFLLLRRMSLMGDSLSHAVLPGAAVGYLIGGLSLPWMAGGGMVAGLLVALLAGVSSRRTRLDEGASFAGFYLLALAGGVVIVSKWGNSVDLMHLLFGSVLAVDDPSLILVAAIATVTLAWFGWHYRGLVLDSADPAFLGHGHGKAVLRYHLGFTVLTVMNLVAGFQAMGTLMAVGLMMLPAATARLVASTLPGMLLVAWLVASASSVIGLLISYYLACPSGPAIVLTAGIAYLGALLVTPGRTQAPAI; encoded by the coding sequence ATGGCGCTTGAGTCACTGGGCGCCGTGGGCAACCTGATCCATCTGCTGATCGGCCCGTTTGCGGAATTCGATTTCATGCGGCACGCCCTGGTCGGCAGCCTCGCGCTGTCGATCGGCTGTACGCCCGTGGGGGTGTTCCTGCTGCTGCGGCGCATGAGCCTGATGGGCGATTCGCTCTCACATGCCGTGCTGCCGGGCGCTGCCGTCGGGTATCTGATCGGCGGGCTGTCGCTGCCGTGGATGGCGGGCGGCGGCATGGTCGCCGGCCTGCTCGTCGCGTTGCTGGCCGGGGTGTCGAGCCGCCGCACGCGTCTGGATGAAGGTGCGTCGTTCGCCGGCTTCTATTTGCTGGCACTGGCGGGCGGCGTGGTGATCGTCTCGAAATGGGGCAACAGCGTCGACCTGATGCACCTGCTGTTCGGTTCGGTGCTGGCGGTGGACGATCCGTCGCTGATTCTCGTGGCCGCCATCGCGACCGTGACGCTCGCGTGGTTCGGCTGGCATTATCGCGGCCTCGTGCTCGACAGCGCCGATCCGGCGTTTCTCGGCCACGGGCACGGCAAAGCCGTGCTGCGCTATCACCTCGGCTTTACCGTGCTGACGGTGATGAATCTGGTTGCAGGGTTTCAGGCCATGGGCACGCTCATGGCCGTGGGTCTGATGATGTTGCCGGCGGCCACCGCTCGTCTGGTGGCCAGCACGCTGCCGGGCATGCTGCTCGTGGCGTGGCTGGTCGCGAGCGCGTCGAGCGTCATCGGACTGCTGATTTCGTACTATCTGGCCTGCCCGTCGGGGCCGGCCATCGTTTTGACGGCAGGGATCGCCTATCTTGGTGCGCTCCTTGTCACGCCGGGCCGCACACAGGCTCCGGCGATCTAA
- a CDS encoding metal ABC transporter substrate-binding protein yields the protein MFGLGKSGGKSWPGARFFAALLSSVALTLAVAGPAQAQDTRLPVGVSFSILSDIVKVVGGDRVDVTTLVGPDQDTHVYEPTPADVAKLSGTKLFFVNGLGFEGWLPRLMKASHYPGKIVTVTDGLKPRTMRDDGKVVTDPHMFQDPVLVKSMVDNVAAALSQADPAGRAYYTDRAKNYQLALDDLITWARKQLAAVPANRRVVLTSHDAFGYLGERFEIKFLAPEGVSTESEASARDVANLIRIIRRTGIKAVFMENISNPRLIQRIAHDAKVQVDGKLYSDALSQNPEASTYLQLFQHNIRAIAAAMKDNR from the coding sequence ATGTTCGGATTGGGTAAATCGGGCGGTAAATCATGGCCGGGCGCGCGCTTCTTCGCCGCGCTGCTTTCGTCGGTCGCGCTCACGCTGGCAGTTGCCGGCCCGGCACAGGCACAAGACACACGTCTGCCGGTCGGTGTGAGTTTCAGCATCCTGTCCGACATCGTGAAGGTGGTGGGCGGTGACCGCGTCGACGTCACAACATTGGTCGGCCCCGATCAGGACACGCACGTCTATGAGCCGACCCCGGCCGACGTCGCCAAACTCTCGGGCACGAAACTGTTCTTCGTGAACGGCCTCGGTTTCGAAGGCTGGCTGCCGCGCCTGATGAAGGCCAGCCATTACCCGGGCAAGATCGTGACGGTCACCGACGGGCTCAAGCCCCGCACCATGCGCGACGACGGCAAGGTCGTCACCGACCCGCACATGTTCCAAGACCCGGTGCTGGTGAAGTCGATGGTCGACAACGTCGCCGCCGCGCTCTCACAGGCCGATCCGGCCGGCCGCGCCTACTACACCGATCGCGCAAAGAACTATCAGCTCGCGCTCGACGACCTGATCACCTGGGCCCGCAAGCAACTCGCCGCAGTGCCGGCCAACCGTCGCGTGGTGCTGACCTCGCATGACGCCTTCGGCTATCTGGGCGAGCGCTTCGAGATCAAGTTCCTCGCCCCGGAAGGCGTGTCGACGGAAAGCGAAGCCAGCGCGCGCGATGTGGCCAACCTGATCCGCATCATCCGCCGCACGGGCATCAAGGCCGTGTTCATGGAGAACATCTCGAATCCGCGCCTGATTCAACGCATTGCGCACGACGCGAAGGTGCAGGTCGACGGCAAGCTCTACTCGGACGCGCTCTCGCAAAACCCGGAAGCCTCCACCTATCTCCAGTTGTTCCAGCACAACATCCGCGCCATCGCCGCCGCGATGAAGGACAACCGCTAA
- the miaB gene encoding tRNA (N6-isopentenyl adenosine(37)-C2)-methylthiotransferase MiaB, whose product MAKKIYIKTFGCQMNEYDSDKMADVLGAAEGLEKTDTPEDADVILFNTCSVREKAQEKVFSDLGRMRALKEIKPDLVIGVGGCVASQEGAAIVQRAPYVDVVFGPQTLHRLPQMLEARRATGRSQVDISFPEIEKFDHLPPAKVDGATAFVSIMEGCSKYCSYCVVPYTRGDEVSRPFEDVLTEIAGLAEQGVREITLLGQNVNAYRGLMADGEIADFALLVEYVAEVPGIERIRFTTSHPKEFTQRLIDMYAKVPKLVSHLHLPVQHGADRVLSAMKRGYTALEYKSIIRRLRQVRPDMSMSSDFIVGFPGETEEDFDKLMAMIHEIGYDTSFSFIYSPRPGTPAANLPDETPREVKLRRLQHLQAVVEENAARISQRMVGSRQRILVEGISRKDPNELQGRTENNRVVNFPASEAQRSALIGQMTDVVITFAYPHSLRGELIITH is encoded by the coding sequence ATGGCAAAGAAGATTTACATCAAGACGTTCGGCTGTCAGATGAACGAGTACGACTCCGACAAGATGGCGGACGTGCTCGGCGCGGCCGAAGGTCTCGAGAAGACCGACACCCCCGAAGACGCTGACGTCATCCTGTTCAACACCTGCTCGGTGCGTGAAAAGGCGCAGGAAAAGGTGTTCTCGGATCTGGGCCGCATGCGCGCCCTCAAGGAAATCAAGCCGGATCTCGTGATCGGCGTCGGCGGCTGCGTCGCCAGCCAGGAAGGCGCCGCCATCGTGCAGCGCGCCCCGTATGTCGACGTCGTGTTCGGCCCGCAAACGCTGCACCGCCTGCCGCAGATGCTCGAGGCGCGCCGTGCCACCGGCCGCTCGCAAGTCGACATCTCGTTCCCGGAAATCGAGAAGTTCGATCACCTGCCGCCCGCCAAGGTGGACGGTGCCACGGCCTTCGTCTCGATCATGGAAGGCTGCTCCAAATACTGTAGCTACTGCGTCGTGCCGTACACGCGCGGCGACGAAGTCTCGCGCCCGTTTGAAGACGTGCTCACGGAAATTGCCGGTCTGGCCGAGCAAGGCGTGCGCGAAATCACGCTGCTGGGCCAGAACGTGAACGCCTATCGCGGCCTGATGGCCGACGGCGAAATCGCCGACTTCGCCCTGCTGGTCGAATATGTGGCCGAAGTGCCCGGTATCGAGCGCATTCGCTTCACGACGAGTCATCCGAAGGAATTCACGCAGCGCCTGATCGACATGTACGCGAAGGTGCCCAAGCTCGTGAGCCACCTGCACCTGCCGGTGCAGCACGGCGCCGACCGCGTGCTCTCGGCCATGAAGCGCGGCTACACGGCGCTGGAATACAAGTCGATCATTCGCCGTCTGCGTCAGGTTCGCCCGGACATGTCGATGTCGTCGGACTTCATCGTCGGCTTCCCCGGCGAGACCGAAGAAGATTTCGACAAGCTCATGGCGATGATTCACGAGATCGGCTACGACACAAGCTTCTCGTTCATCTACAGCCCGCGCCCGGGCACGCCCGCTGCCAACCTGCCGGACGAAACGCCGCGTGAAGTCAAGCTGCGCCGCCTGCAACACTTGCAGGCCGTGGTCGAAGAAAACGCCGCGCGCATCAGTCAGCGTATGGTCGGCTCGCGTCAGCGCATTCTGGTCGAAGGCATCTCGCGCAAAGACCCGAACGAGCTGCAAGGCCGCACCGAGAACAACCGCGTGGTCAACTTCCCGGCTTCCGAGGCACAACGCAGCGCGCTCATCGGCCAGATGACGGACGTCGTGATCACCTTCGCCTACCCGCACTCGCTGCGCGGCGAACTGATCATTACGCACTGA
- a CDS encoding PhoH family protein, with amino-acid sequence MKALAQEFTAPRDDNRRLANLCGPLDENLRQIEQALDVSISRRGHRFTIRGKSAVIATQALESFYNRATEPLSVDDIQLGLVETRQGHEPILRHGDDNPFATGDETETGSPVLHTRRTDLHGRTPAQRDYLKQILSHDVTFGIGPAGTGKTYLAVACAVDALERDAVKRIVLTRPAVEAGERLGFLPGDLAQKVDPYLRPLYDALYDLLGFDKTQKYFEKQMIEIAPLAYMRGRTLNHAFIILDEAQNTTPEQMKMFLTRIGFGSKAVVTGDTTQVDLPRGHKSGLNEAQVILKNVRGIAMTRFTSVDVVRHPLVARIVDAYEAHAQHAEAGLDLPASADHEPRQPRQARAPRGNA; translated from the coding sequence TTGAAAGCACTCGCCCAAGAATTTACCGCGCCGCGCGACGACAATCGCCGGCTGGCCAACCTCTGCGGCCCGCTCGACGAGAACCTGCGCCAGATTGAGCAGGCCCTCGACGTGTCGATTTCCCGCCGGGGTCATCGCTTCACGATTCGCGGCAAGAGTGCCGTCATCGCGACGCAGGCGCTGGAAAGCTTCTACAACCGCGCCACCGAACCGCTGTCGGTCGACGACATTCAGTTGGGTCTGGTGGAAACGCGTCAGGGCCATGAGCCGATCCTGCGCCACGGCGACGACAACCCGTTCGCTACCGGTGACGAGACGGAAACCGGTTCGCCGGTGCTGCACACCCGTCGCACCGACCTGCACGGCCGCACGCCAGCGCAGCGCGATTACCTCAAGCAGATTCTGTCGCACGACGTCACGTTCGGCATCGGACCTGCGGGCACCGGCAAGACGTATCTGGCCGTGGCCTGCGCCGTCGACGCGCTGGAGCGCGACGCGGTCAAACGCATCGTACTCACGCGCCCGGCAGTCGAAGCCGGCGAGCGTCTCGGCTTTCTGCCGGGCGATCTCGCGCAGAAGGTCGATCCGTACCTGCGCCCGCTCTACGACGCGCTCTACGATCTGCTCGGCTTCGACAAGACACAGAAGTACTTCGAGAAGCAGATGATCGAGATTGCGCCGCTTGCCTATATGCGTGGGCGCACGCTCAATCACGCGTTCATCATTCTCGACGAGGCGCAGAACACCACGCCTGAACAGATGAAGATGTTCCTCACGCGGATCGGCTTCGGCAGCAAGGCGGTGGTGACGGGCGACACGACGCAGGTCGACTTGCCGCGTGGCCACAAGAGCGGCCTGAACGAGGCGCAAGTCATCCTGAAGAACGTACGCGGCATCGCGATGACCCGTTTCACCAGCGTGGACGTGGTGCGTCACCCGCTGGTCGCGCGCATCGTCGATGCGTACGAAGCCCACGCCCAACACGCGGAAGCCGGGCTCGATTTGCCGGCATCGGCCGATCACGAGCCGCGCCAACCCCGTCAGGCCCGTGCGCCGCGAGGCAACGCATGA
- a CDS encoding gamma-glutamylcyclotransferase yields MDRIPDHPSAPESPQASVSSGPGCTQYPPDLGIAHHLSPEELSRSLDAALAGWNGKQDLWIFAYGSLIWNPGVPMEESLHARVFGYHRGLYLWSRVNRGTPEHPGLVLALDRGGSCAGVALRLSAATARAHLESLWHREMAMGSYRPAWLHCALADGRTTPALAFVMRRDVKSYAGRLPDNIVRKVFDQAQGRYGTTHDYVARTVKALREAGMPDPALEAVLHRCGAPTGQR; encoded by the coding sequence ATGGACCGCATCCCAGACCACCCGAGCGCCCCCGAATCCCCTCAGGCCAGCGTGTCGAGCGGCCCCGGATGCACCCAGTACCCGCCCGACCTCGGCATTGCCCACCATCTGAGCCCCGAAGAGCTGTCGCGCTCGCTCGACGCCGCGCTCGCCGGCTGGAACGGCAAGCAGGATCTCTGGATCTTTGCCTACGGCTCGCTGATCTGGAATCCGGGTGTGCCGATGGAAGAAAGCCTGCACGCCCGCGTGTTCGGCTATCACCGGGGCCTTTATCTGTGGTCGCGCGTCAATCGCGGCACGCCGGAACACCCGGGCCTCGTGCTCGCACTCGACCGGGGCGGCTCATGTGCCGGCGTAGCGTTGCGTCTGTCCGCTGCGACGGCGCGTGCACATCTCGAATCGCTCTGGCACCGTGAAATGGCGATGGGTTCTTACCGTCCGGCGTGGCTGCACTGCGCGCTCGCCGATGGCCGCACCACACCCGCGCTCGCTTTCGTGATGCGCCGCGACGTGAAAAGTTACGCCGGCCGCCTGCCCGACAACATCGTGCGCAAGGTGTTCGATCAGGCGCAGGGCCGCTACGGCACCACCCACGATTACGTGGCTCGCACGGTCAAGGCACTTCGCGAAGCGGGCATGCCCGACCCCGCGCTCGAAGCCGTGCTGCACCGCTGCGGTGCACCGACCGGCCAGCGCTGA
- a CDS encoding HlyC/CorC family transporter — MNDPYPSRPGQRKPEKPRSLLERLTDLISPEPESRAELLEILQDAHARNLMDADSLAMIEGVFQVADLCARDIMVPRAQMDAINIEQTPEEFMPFALEQAHSRYPVYEGNRDNIIGILLAKDLLRFYANHDFDVRDMLRPAVFIPESKRLNVLLHDFRVNRNHIAIVVDEYGGVAGLITIEDVLEQIVGDIEDEYDFDEEEDNIIAAPDGSYRIRALTEIEQFNDAFGTQFVDAENDTIGGMITHQFGRVPRRGERLRVGNLVFEVLRADGRQIHMLLLRRVEPAPVVQPD; from the coding sequence ATGAACGACCCTTATCCCAGTCGACCCGGTCAAAGAAAGCCCGAAAAACCTCGCTCTCTGCTCGAACGCCTCACCGATCTGATTTCCCCGGAGCCGGAGTCGCGCGCAGAGTTGCTCGAAATTCTGCAAGACGCTCACGCCCGCAACCTGATGGACGCCGATTCTCTGGCGATGATCGAGGGCGTGTTCCAGGTGGCCGATCTGTGCGCACGCGACATCATGGTGCCTCGCGCTCAGATGGACGCCATCAACATCGAACAGACTCCCGAAGAATTCATGCCGTTCGCACTGGAACAGGCGCACTCGCGCTATCCCGTGTATGAAGGCAATCGCGACAACATCATCGGCATTCTGCTCGCGAAGGATCTGCTTCGTTTCTACGCGAATCACGACTTCGATGTGCGCGACATGCTGCGCCCGGCGGTGTTCATCCCCGAGTCGAAGCGCCTGAACGTGTTGCTGCATGACTTCCGCGTGAACCGCAACCACATCGCCATCGTCGTGGACGAATACGGCGGCGTGGCCGGTCTCATCACCATTGAAGACGTGCTCGAACAGATCGTCGGCGACATCGAAGACGAGTACGACTTCGACGAAGAAGAAGACAACATCATCGCCGCGCCCGATGGCAGTTATCGCATTCGCGCGCTCACCGAAATCGAGCAGTTCAACGACGCCTTCGGCACCCAGTTCGTCGATGCCGAAAACGACACGATCGGCGGTATGATCACGCACCAGTTCGGTCGTGTGCCGCGCCGTGGCGAACGTCTGCGCGTCGGCAATCTCGTGTTCGAAGTGCTGCGTGCCGACGGCCGCCAGATTCATATGCTGCTCTTGCGGCGCGTGGAACCGGCCCCCGTCGTTCAGCCTGACTAA
- the lnt gene encoding apolipoprotein N-acyltransferase, translated as MTVHAPERRSWPAWRARALAGLAGIAQTLAFAPRDVWWLQLLAMAGLFALLERSPSRRDALWLGGCFGVASFVSGIWWLYISMHTYGGMPGVMAGAAVVLFSLYLAIYPALAAFVTRWVPATGPWRTFAFAGAWTLAEWLRGTVFTGFPWLSPGYAHVDGPLAGFAPLLGVYGIGGLAALTAAWFARAVLPLNMATRPARRLLAVVGVLALLGIGAGLTRHAWTTPAGQPLTVRLLQGNIPQDMKFERAGIDHAMALYRDMITAAPADLIITPETAFPVLLQGIPPEIAAPIREFADRTGSHVVLGAVGATLTPQGPTDLTNSLFGVSPRDQTLHRYDKHHLVPFGEFVPWGFRWFVDMMHIPLGDFLRGSATPTGFPVRDQRVALDICYEDLFGEEIAQALRNMPEPATVLANSTNLAWFGDTIALDQHLQIARMRTLETGRPMLRATNTGTTAIIDAQGHVQGRLPAMTVGALTGKVQPYTGLTPYVRFGNVPALLLALAALGLGLIAGRRAR; from the coding sequence ATGACCGTCCACGCGCCCGAGCGGCGCTCGTGGCCGGCCTGGCGCGCGCGTGCGCTCGCCGGTCTGGCCGGTATTGCTCAGACACTGGCTTTCGCCCCCCGAGACGTTTGGTGGCTGCAACTGCTGGCCATGGCCGGCCTGTTCGCGCTACTTGAGCGCAGCCCGTCGCGGCGCGATGCGTTGTGGCTCGGCGGCTGCTTCGGCGTGGCGTCGTTCGTCTCCGGCATCTGGTGGCTCTACATCAGCATGCACACCTACGGTGGCATGCCCGGCGTGATGGCCGGTGCCGCCGTCGTGCTGTTCTCGCTCTATCTGGCGATCTACCCAGCGCTCGCGGCCTTCGTCACGCGCTGGGTTCCGGCCACGGGCCCGTGGCGCACGTTTGCGTTTGCCGGAGCCTGGACGCTCGCCGAATGGCTGCGCGGCACCGTCTTCACCGGTTTCCCGTGGCTCTCACCCGGTTACGCTCACGTCGATGGCCCACTCGCCGGCTTCGCGCCGCTGCTGGGCGTGTACGGCATTGGCGGTCTTGCTGCACTGACCGCCGCGTGGTTCGCCCGCGCGGTGTTGCCGCTGAACATGGCGACGCGACCGGCGCGCCGGCTGCTCGCGGTCGTCGGCGTGCTCGCACTGCTCGGCATCGGCGCCGGTCTCACCCGTCACGCGTGGACCACGCCTGCGGGCCAACCGCTCACGGTGCGGCTGCTGCAAGGCAATATCCCCCAAGACATGAAGTTCGAGCGCGCCGGCATCGATCACGCGATGGCGCTCTATCGCGACATGATCACCGCAGCGCCGGCCGACCTGATCATTACGCCGGAAACGGCCTTCCCGGTGCTGCTGCAAGGGATTCCTCCGGAAATCGCCGCGCCCATTCGTGAATTTGCCGATCGCACCGGCTCGCACGTCGTGCTCGGCGCCGTGGGCGCGACGTTGACGCCGCAAGGCCCGACGGACCTGACCAACAGCCTGTTCGGCGTCTCGCCGCGCGACCAGACGCTGCATCGCTACGACAAACACCATCTCGTGCCATTCGGTGAATTCGTGCCGTGGGGCTTCCGGTGGTTTGTCGACATGATGCATATCCCGCTGGGCGACTTCCTGCGCGGCTCGGCAACACCGACCGGCTTCCCGGTGCGCGATCAGCGTGTGGCGCTCGACATCTGCTACGAAGACTTGTTCGGCGAAGAGATCGCTCAGGCGCTGCGCAATATGCCGGAGCCCGCGACGGTGCTTGCCAACTCGACCAATCTGGCGTGGTTTGGCGACACCATCGCGCTGGACCAGCATCTGCAAATCGCCCGCATGCGCACGCTCGAAACTGGGCGTCCGATGCTGCGTGCGACCAACACCGGCACGACGGCCATCATCGATGCACAGGGTCACGTGCAAGGCCGCCTGCCGGCGATGACCGTCGGCGCGCTCACGGGCAAGGTGCAGCCCTATACGGGCCTCACGCCTTATGTGCGTTTCGGCAATGTGCCGGCGCTGCTGCTGGCGCTGGCCGCCCTCGGCCTTGGCCTGATCGCCGGACGACGCGCGCGCTGA
- the glyQ gene encoding glycine--tRNA ligase subunit alpha — translation MLTFQQVILTLQDYWDKQGCALLQPYDMEVGAGTSHTATFLRAIGPEPWRAAYVQPSRRPKDGRYGENPNRMQHYYQYQVVLKPAPENILDLYLGSLRALGLDLTENDVRFVEDDWENPTLGAWGLGWEVWLNGMEVTQFTYFQQVGGLDCKPVLGEITYGIERLAMYLQQVENVYDLVWTEWEEQTADGPVTRRLTYGDVFHQNEVEQSTYNFEHSNQPMLFSFFDNYESEAKRLIEAELALPAYEMILKAAHTFNLLDARGAISVTERAAYIGRIRALSRLIAQAYYASREKLGFPMLNAPAAQTRTQAA, via the coding sequence ATGCTTACCTTTCAACAAGTCATCCTGACGTTGCAGGATTACTGGGACAAGCAAGGCTGTGCGTTGCTCCAGCCTTACGACATGGAGGTCGGCGCCGGTACCTCGCACACCGCCACGTTCCTGCGCGCAATCGGCCCGGAGCCGTGGCGCGCCGCCTACGTGCAGCCGTCGCGCCGTCCGAAGGATGGCCGCTATGGCGAGAACCCGAACCGCATGCAGCACTACTACCAGTACCAGGTGGTGCTCAAGCCGGCACCGGAGAACATTCTCGACCTGTATCTGGGTTCGCTGCGTGCGCTCGGTCTCGATCTGACCGAAAACGACGTGCGCTTCGTCGAAGACGACTGGGAAAACCCCACGCTCGGCGCTTGGGGTCTGGGCTGGGAAGTGTGGCTCAACGGCATGGAAGTCACGCAGTTCACCTACTTCCAGCAAGTGGGCGGTCTGGACTGCAAGCCCGTGCTCGGCGAAATTACCTACGGGATCGAGCGTCTGGCGATGTATCTACAACAGGTCGAGAACGTGTACGACCTCGTGTGGACGGAATGGGAGGAGCAGACGGCTGACGGCCCGGTCACGCGCCGCCTGACGTATGGCGACGTGTTCCATCAGAACGAAGTCGAGCAGTCGACGTACAACTTCGAGCACTCGAACCAGCCGATGCTGTTCAGCTTCTTCGATAACTACGAGAGCGAAGCCAAGCGCCTCATCGAAGCCGAACTGGCCCTGCCGGCCTACGAAATGATTCTGAAGGCGGCACACACCTTCAACCTGCTCGACGCCCGTGGCGCCATCTCGGTGACCGAACGTGCGGCGTACATCGGCCGTATCCGGGCGCTGTCGCGCCTGATCGCACAGGCCTACTACGCTTCGCGCGAGAAGCTCGGTTTCCCGATGCTGAACGCCCCCGCCGCCCAAACCCGAACGCAAGCCGCATGA